One region of Peromyscus eremicus chromosome 4, PerEre_H2_v1, whole genome shotgun sequence genomic DNA includes:
- the Uck1 gene encoding uridine-cytidine kinase 1 isoform X2, translated as MATAGGGGCESAAPEADRPQPRPFLIGVSGGTASGKSTVCEKIMELLGQNEVDRRQRKLVILSQDCFYKVLTAEQKAKALKGQYNFDHPDAFDNDLMHKTLKNIVEGKTVEVPTYDFVTHSRLSETTVVYPADVVLFEGILVFYTQEIRDMFHLRLFVDTDSDVRLSRRVLRDVHRGRDLEQILTQYTTFVKPAFEEFCLPVEHLQTSVPISEARNCGRRHTYLGQQVSCD; from the exons ATGGCTACGGCGGGAGGCGGCGGCTGCGAGAGCGCCGCGCCCGAGGCCGATCGTCCCCAGCCGCGGCCGTTCCTCATCGGCGTGAGCGGCGGCACCGCTAGCGGCAAG TCAACAGTGTGCGAGAAGATCATGGAGCTGCTGGGACAGAACGAAGTGGACCGCCGGCAGCGCAAGTTGGTCATCCTGAGCCAGGACTGCTTCTATAAGGTTCTGACGGCCGAGCAGAAGGCCAAGGCCTTGAAGGGACAGTACAATTTCGACCACCCAG ATGCTTTTGATAATGATCTGATGCACAAGACTCTGAAAAACATTGTCGAAGGCAAGACTGTCGAGGTCCCCACCTATGATTTTGTGACCCACTCAAG GTTGTCAGAGACCACGGTGGTCTACCCAGCTGACGTGGTTCTGTTCGAGGGCATCTTGGTATTCTACACCCAGGAGATCCGGGACATGTTCCACCTGCGTCTCTTTGTAGACACAGACTCGGATGTTAGGCTGTCTCGAAGAG TTCTCCGGGATGTGCACCGAGGGAGGGACCTGGAGCAGATTCTGACCCAGTACACCACCTTTGTGAAGCCAGCCTTTGAGGAGTTCTGCCTGCCG GTAGAGCATTTGCAGACTTCAGTCCCAATTTCAGAGGCCAGGAACTGTGGGAGGCGTCACACCTACCTAGGCCAGCAAGTAAGCTGTGACTAG